A single Xylanimonas cellulosilytica DSM 15894 DNA region contains:
- a CDS encoding DUF4177 domain-containing protein, translated as MATTWEYATIPLLIHNTKAILDQWGADGWELVQVVPGPDGTGLVAYLKRPTGER; from the coding sequence ATGGCGACGACGTGGGAATACGCAACCATCCCCCTGCTCATCCACAACACCAAGGCGATCCTCGATCAGTGGGGTGCCGACGGGTGGGAGCTCGTGCAGGTGGTCCCCGGACCGGACGGCACCGGCCTGGTGGCCTACCTCAAGCGGCCCACCGGCGAGCGCTGA
- a CDS encoding TIGR04255 family protein: MADRERFRPFTGDTEKKIRLKNAPLALVLCQIRWPEFQHLRGDLGETAQAFGSVLDEYPVISNLHEVAYTITPEGVTQQPGEKIFQWHSIDGVWHISLSRRFVTLYCTTYTSFPDFLERLESVLEAVETQVKVPLVERVGVRYVNQVTDSRLVENLGEYVRPEVLGYSGLAGVSDYVRLASSANQARYVVDDAALQVRSGIVPAGETVDPAVSPAQVPSWVLDLDASSERVAPFDASSVLSTAGRLSDFAYDFFKQVSTEGFLKEFGDAE, translated from the coding sequence ATGGCAGATCGAGAGCGCTTCCGACCGTTCACTGGCGACACGGAGAAGAAGATCCGTCTGAAAAACGCCCCTCTGGCCCTCGTGCTGTGCCAGATCCGCTGGCCCGAGTTCCAGCATCTCCGGGGCGATCTGGGCGAGACCGCGCAGGCGTTCGGCTCGGTGCTCGACGAGTACCCGGTCATCTCAAACCTGCATGAGGTGGCCTACACGATCACGCCTGAGGGCGTCACGCAGCAGCCCGGCGAGAAGATCTTCCAGTGGCACTCGATCGACGGCGTGTGGCACATCAGCCTGAGCCGCCGGTTCGTGACTCTGTACTGCACTACGTACACTTCGTTCCCGGACTTCCTGGAGCGGCTCGAGTCTGTCCTGGAAGCCGTCGAGACGCAGGTCAAGGTGCCGCTCGTCGAGCGGGTCGGTGTTCGGTACGTCAACCAGGTCACGGACTCGCGGCTCGTTGAGAACCTCGGAGAGTACGTGCGTCCGGAAGTCTTGGGGTACTCCGGCCTGGCTGGAGTGTCGGACTATGTTCGTCTTGCGTCGAGCGCCAACCAGGCCCGATACGTGGTCGACGACGCTGCGCTGCAAGTGCGTTCGGGGATCGTGCCTGCGGGCGAGACCGTCGATCCCGCCGTTTCACCTGCACAGGTCCCGTCGTGGGTCCTCGACCTGGATGCGTCGTCGGAACGCGTGGCTCCGTTCGACGCGTCGAGCGTGCTGTCGACTGCCGGAAGGCTGTCCGACTTCGCCTACGACTTCTTCAAGCAAGTCTCGACTGAGGGGTTCCTCAAGGAGTTCGGTGATGCCGAGTGA
- the nth gene encoding endonuclease III: MPTTKPPTTTPPTSTPTGESRVALVRRARRIDRLLAERYPDAKAELDFTTPLELLVATVLSAQTTDVRVNATTPILFGRYPDAAAYASADPAELEQILGPLGFFRAKARAVIGLGQALVERFGGEVPARMADLVTLPGVGRKTANVVLGNAFGVPGITVDTHFGRLARRFGWTTSDDPVKVEHEVGGLFPRKDWTMLSHHVVWHGRRICHAKRPACGACPVASLCPSYGAGETDPVAAAKLVKTGPPR, encoded by the coding sequence GTGCCGACGACGAAGCCGCCGACGACCACGCCGCCGACAAGCACGCCGACCGGCGAGAGCCGGGTCGCGCTCGTGCGTCGTGCGCGCCGTATCGACCGCCTGCTCGCCGAGCGGTACCCCGACGCGAAGGCCGAGCTCGACTTCACGACGCCGCTCGAGCTGCTCGTGGCGACCGTGCTCAGCGCACAGACCACGGACGTGCGGGTCAACGCGACGACACCCATCCTGTTCGGGCGCTACCCCGACGCCGCAGCGTACGCCTCCGCGGACCCGGCCGAGCTCGAGCAGATCCTCGGGCCGCTCGGGTTCTTCCGTGCCAAGGCCCGGGCGGTGATCGGGCTCGGTCAGGCGCTCGTGGAGCGGTTCGGCGGCGAGGTGCCGGCCCGGATGGCGGACCTGGTCACGCTCCCCGGCGTCGGGCGCAAGACCGCCAACGTGGTGCTGGGCAACGCGTTCGGCGTCCCGGGCATCACCGTGGACACGCACTTCGGGCGTCTGGCCCGCCGGTTCGGCTGGACGACGTCGGACGACCCGGTGAAGGTCGAGCACGAGGTGGGCGGCCTCTTCCCCCGGAAGGACTGGACGATGCTGTCGCACCACGTCGTCTGGCACGGGCGGCGGATCTGCCACGCGAAGCGCCCCGCCTGCGGGGCGTGCCCCGTCGCGAGCCTGTGCCCGTCGTACGGGGCGGGGGAGACCGACCCGGTGGCCGCGGCGAAGCTCGTGAAGACCGGTCCGCCGCGCTAG
- a CDS encoding Crp/Fnr family transcriptional regulator: MDDTTVLSAPLFADMDDVESRGLLETMVPVELSRGDVLFREGDPGDRLYVIAQGKIKLGRRSSDGRENLLSVLGPGEMFGELSLFDPGPRTATASSVSDSVCYELRHSALVQWVNAHPSVATHLLGALARRLRRTNETLADLVFSDVPGRVAKALLDLSTRFGEPSDEGVRVAHDLTQEELAQLVGASRETVNKALADFASRGWVRREGRAVVLLDLDRLERRAR; the protein is encoded by the coding sequence GTGGACGACACCACCGTGCTCTCCGCCCCGCTCTTCGCCGACATGGACGACGTCGAGTCGCGCGGCCTTCTGGAGACGATGGTCCCGGTCGAGCTCTCCCGCGGTGACGTGCTGTTCCGCGAGGGCGACCCGGGCGACCGCCTGTACGTGATCGCCCAGGGCAAGATCAAGCTGGGCCGCCGCTCCAGCGACGGCCGGGAGAACCTGCTCTCGGTGCTCGGCCCTGGCGAGATGTTCGGCGAGCTGTCCCTGTTCGACCCGGGCCCTCGCACGGCGACGGCGTCGTCGGTCTCGGACTCGGTCTGCTACGAGCTGCGGCACTCCGCGCTGGTGCAGTGGGTCAACGCCCACCCGAGCGTCGCCACCCACCTGCTGGGCGCGCTGGCCCGCCGCCTGCGCCGCACCAACGAGACGCTGGCGGACCTGGTGTTCTCCGACGTCCCCGGCCGCGTCGCCAAGGCGCTGCTCGACCTGTCGACCCGCTTCGGTGAGCCGTCGGACGAGGGCGTGCGCGTGGCCCACGACCTCACGCAGGAGGAGCTGGCCCAGCTCGTCGGCGCGAGCCGCGAGACGGTCAACAAGGCCCTGGCCGACTTCGCGTCGCGCGGCTGGGTGCGCCGCGAGGGCCGCGCCGTCGTCCTCCTGGACCTCGACCGCCTGGAACGCCGCGCCCGCTAG
- a CDS encoding metallophosphoesterase, protein MRGVGSVLGGTLAFTAAGVAYAYVETKLFTVRHVTVPVLPAGQADVRVLHVSDLHLVPRQRRKLAWVRSLADLRPDLVVDTGDNLADVDAVGPLLDAMEPLLTTTPGVFVMGSNDYWGPRPKNPARYLLPDARVFHHEPIPLPWERLAAGFTAAGWKDLDNRRDDVVLADGRRLSFVGTDDAHLDLDKVPARPADAPATGATYDDAVLHLGVTHAPYTRVLQSFQDDGAAIVLAGHTHGGQLRVPGFGALVTNCDLDRRRASGLHGWPGARPDRRNGSDSTWLHVSAGAGTSPYAPVRFACRPEATLLTLTAAATAH, encoded by the coding sequence GTGCGCGGCGTCGGCTCCGTGCTCGGCGGGACGCTCGCGTTCACCGCAGCCGGGGTCGCGTACGCGTACGTCGAGACGAAGCTGTTCACGGTCCGGCACGTGACGGTGCCGGTCCTGCCCGCCGGGCAGGCCGACGTGCGCGTGCTGCACGTCAGCGACCTGCACCTGGTGCCCCGCCAGCGACGCAAGCTGGCATGGGTCCGCTCGCTCGCCGACCTCCGGCCCGACCTCGTGGTGGACACGGGTGACAACCTCGCGGACGTCGACGCCGTCGGGCCGCTGCTGGACGCGATGGAGCCGCTGCTCACGACGACGCCGGGGGTGTTCGTCATGGGCTCCAACGACTACTGGGGGCCGCGGCCGAAGAACCCGGCCCGCTACCTGCTCCCGGACGCGCGTGTCTTCCACCACGAGCCGATCCCGCTGCCCTGGGAGCGCCTGGCCGCAGGATTCACGGCCGCCGGCTGGAAGGACCTCGACAACCGTCGCGACGACGTCGTGCTCGCCGACGGGCGCCGCCTGTCGTTCGTCGGCACGGACGACGCGCACCTCGACCTCGACAAGGTCCCGGCACGCCCCGCGGACGCCCCCGCGACGGGCGCCACGTACGACGACGCGGTGCTGCACCTGGGGGTCACGCACGCGCCCTACACGCGGGTGCTGCAGTCCTTCCAGGACGACGGCGCAGCGATCGTCCTCGCCGGGCACACCCACGGCGGGCAGCTGCGCGTCCCCGGCTTCGGGGCGCTGGTGACCAACTGTGACCTCGACCGGCGCCGGGCATCCGGGCTGCACGGCTGGCCCGGTGCCCGCCCCGACCGCCGCAACGGCAGCGACTCGACCTGGCTGCACGTCTCGGCCGGTGCAGGCACCTCGCCGTACGCGCCCGTGCGGTTCGCGTGCCGCCCGGAAGCGACGTTGCTGACCCTCACGGCGGCCGCGACAGCGCACTAG
- a CDS encoding helix-turn-helix domain-containing protein, with the protein MTTSVRQDYSPASVPEFAAQVGQTSSGVLKTDGSVASGVAASLSQRIAEIRALAGLTTDQVGRLFGVSRRSVHNWISGNAMAPQHEERAAAVLAIVQALPGATPEERRSALLDSSRGASLFHQLIATRSEAERLQVAGVSARERIGL; encoded by the coding sequence ATGACCACCTCGGTCCGTCAGGATTACTCACCCGCTTCCGTCCCCGAGTTCGCCGCCCAGGTGGGCCAGACGAGTTCGGGCGTGCTGAAGACGGATGGCTCAGTGGCTAGTGGGGTGGCAGCATCGCTGTCCCAGCGCATCGCCGAGATTCGAGCGCTGGCCGGTCTCACGACCGATCAAGTCGGGCGGCTTTTCGGTGTCTCGCGACGATCTGTGCACAACTGGATTAGCGGCAATGCGATGGCTCCGCAGCACGAGGAGCGGGCTGCCGCGGTTCTCGCCATCGTCCAGGCACTGCCGGGCGCAACCCCAGAGGAGCGTCGCTCCGCGCTTCTTGACTCAAGCCGTGGCGCGAGTCTGTTCCATCAGCTCATCGCGACGAGGAGCGAGGCGGAGCGGCTGCAAGTTGCGGGTGTGTCGGCGAGGGAGCGGATCGGGCTGTGA
- a CDS encoding RidA family protein has protein sequence MTAVEARLAELGITLPDVAAPVATYVPAVRSGSYVYTSGQLPFVDGALPEAGKVGVGDGLVTPEAAAGYARQCALNALAAVKALTGSLDDVARIVKVVGFVASDPAFTGQPGVINGASTVLGEVFGEAGVHARSAVGVAVLPLDSPVEVELIVELKS, from the coding sequence ATGACCGCGGTCGAGGCCCGCCTCGCCGAGCTCGGCATCACCCTGCCCGACGTCGCGGCGCCCGTCGCGACGTACGTGCCCGCGGTCCGCAGCGGCTCGTACGTGTACACCTCGGGGCAGCTTCCGTTCGTGGACGGCGCGCTGCCCGAGGCCGGCAAGGTCGGCGTCGGCGACGGGCTGGTCACCCCCGAGGCGGCCGCCGGGTACGCGCGCCAGTGCGCGCTCAACGCGCTCGCGGCCGTCAAGGCGCTCACCGGGTCGCTCGACGACGTCGCACGCATCGTCAAGGTCGTCGGCTTCGTGGCCTCCGACCCGGCGTTCACCGGGCAGCCCGGCGTGATCAACGGGGCGTCGACCGTGCTCGGCGAGGTGTTCGGCGAGGCAGGGGTGCATGCCCGGTCCGCGGTGGGCGTGGCCGTGCTGCCGCTGGACAGCCCGGTGGAGGTCGAGCTGATCGTCGAGCTCAAGTCGTAG
- a CDS encoding transglycosylase domain-containing protein has protein sequence MASRQVATPHEPRRMTRTIPATQLVALLLAFVLVAGAGGVLTAGLTIPLAAGADALTEQSVTLFDEVPDELVPGTLSQASTVLAADGSRLATFYAQNRIVVPLDEVSDAMRNAVIAIEDERFYEHAGVDPYGMMRAFVNNALQRPQQGASTLTQQYVKNVLIDEADRNNDPFGIIEAREDSNARKAREAKLAIALEQTMSKDEILQGYLNVAQFGKYNIYGVETAARYFFDKSAKDLTPVEAATIAGITKAPSKFDPSVEENQRLAQARRDAVLNKMWGLGYLPTDERDEALATPIADTLHITPVPTGCQAAGGSAFFCQYVISEIMTNSVFGETAADREALLYRGGLTIRTTLDIGKQVAAEQTVAAHVPNGNDAGLEAAVVTVEPGTGKILAMAQNVPFDGRTERDPGTTSVNYSADPLHGASKGFQPGSNFKPFVLAQWLKEGHTLWESVNATRVVRPQSAFHSSCSTFGGNPWGPRNAEGSLSGNISVLRATYESVNTAYASMAAEIDLCGLRNTAWDAGFRPTQSDRSGTLFNPTVEDVDITPAMVLGTQTTSPLQLAAAFGTLASNGTYCAPIAITQVTQPDGTDLPVPSADCNPNALAPNIASTVVYAMEKVFTESRGTGRNSRLADGRVAAGKTGTNQGHAQTWFTGFTPQLVTTVWVGEASGETSHDDIWLNGVRHRPMYGSRVAAPLWQDYMNQALAGAPLLDFPAPDQSLVGTPPPPPAPTPPPVTTPETPGTEVPGVPTDPIVPPPADNGGRGDGNGGEGRDGGGGN, from the coding sequence ATGGCGAGCAGACAAGTCGCGACCCCGCACGAGCCGAGACGCATGACGCGGACGATTCCCGCGACCCAGCTTGTCGCACTCCTGCTGGCGTTCGTGCTGGTCGCCGGGGCGGGCGGTGTGCTCACCGCCGGGCTCACGATCCCGCTGGCGGCCGGTGCCGACGCCCTCACCGAGCAGTCCGTCACGCTGTTCGACGAGGTCCCTGACGAGCTCGTGCCGGGGACGCTCTCGCAGGCGTCGACGGTGCTGGCGGCCGACGGGTCACGGCTGGCGACGTTCTACGCGCAGAACCGCATCGTCGTCCCCCTGGACGAGGTGTCCGACGCGATGAGGAACGCCGTCATCGCGATCGAGGACGAACGGTTCTACGAGCACGCGGGCGTCGACCCGTACGGCATGATGCGCGCGTTCGTCAACAACGCGCTCCAGCGCCCGCAGCAGGGCGCCTCGACGCTCACGCAGCAGTACGTGAAGAACGTCCTCATCGACGAGGCCGACCGCAACAACGACCCGTTCGGCATCATCGAGGCTCGCGAGGACTCGAACGCCCGCAAGGCGCGCGAGGCGAAGCTCGCGATCGCTCTCGAGCAGACGATGTCGAAGGACGAGATCCTGCAGGGGTACCTCAACGTCGCCCAGTTCGGGAAGTACAACATCTACGGCGTCGAGACCGCCGCCCGGTACTTCTTCGACAAGTCCGCCAAGGACCTCACGCCCGTCGAGGCGGCGACGATCGCGGGCATCACGAAGGCGCCGTCGAAGTTCGACCCGTCCGTCGAGGAGAACCAGAGGCTCGCCCAGGCGCGCCGCGACGCCGTCCTGAACAAGATGTGGGGTCTCGGGTATCTGCCGACGGACGAGCGGGACGAGGCGCTGGCCACCCCGATCGCCGACACGCTCCACATCACCCCCGTGCCGACGGGGTGCCAGGCGGCAGGCGGGTCCGCTTTCTTCTGCCAGTACGTGATCTCCGAGATCATGACGAACAGCGTGTTCGGCGAGACCGCGGCCGACCGCGAGGCGCTGCTGTACCGCGGTGGCCTGACGATCCGCACGACGCTCGACATCGGCAAGCAGGTGGCGGCCGAGCAGACGGTCGCGGCGCACGTGCCCAACGGCAACGACGCGGGCCTGGAAGCGGCAGTCGTCACGGTGGAGCCCGGCACGGGCAAGATCCTCGCGATGGCCCAGAACGTGCCGTTCGACGGCCGCACCGAGCGAGACCCGGGCACGACGTCGGTGAACTACTCCGCCGACCCGTTGCACGGCGCGTCGAAGGGCTTCCAGCCCGGCTCGAACTTCAAGCCGTTCGTGCTCGCCCAGTGGCTCAAGGAGGGGCACACGCTGTGGGAGTCGGTGAACGCGACCAGGGTCGTGCGGCCGCAGTCCGCGTTCCACTCGTCGTGCAGCACGTTCGGGGGCAACCCCTGGGGACCGCGCAACGCCGAGGGCAGCCTGTCCGGCAACATCTCGGTGCTGCGCGCCACCTATGAGTCGGTCAACACGGCGTACGCGTCCATGGCCGCGGAGATCGACCTGTGCGGGCTGCGCAACACCGCCTGGGACGCCGGCTTCCGCCCCACCCAGTCGGACCGGAGCGGCACGCTGTTCAACCCGACCGTCGAGGACGTCGACATCACCCCCGCGATGGTGCTGGGCACGCAGACGACGTCGCCGCTGCAGCTCGCAGCCGCGTTCGGCACGCTGGCCAGCAACGGCACGTACTGCGCGCCGATCGCGATCACGCAGGTGACGCAGCCGGACGGCACGGACCTGCCGGTGCCCTCGGCGGACTGCAACCCCAACGCCCTCGCCCCGAACATCGCCTCGACCGTGGTGTACGCGATGGAGAAGGTGTTCACCGAGTCCCGGGGCACGGGCCGCAACAGCCGGCTCGCGGACGGACGCGTCGCCGCCGGCAAGACGGGTACGAACCAGGGCCACGCGCAGACGTGGTTCACCGGCTTCACCCCGCAGCTCGTCACCACGGTGTGGGTCGGTGAGGCGTCCGGCGAGACCTCGCACGACGACATCTGGCTCAACGGCGTGCGCCACCGGCCGATGTACGGAAGCCGGGTCGCCGCCCCGCTGTGGCAGGACTACATGAACCAGGCCCTCGCCGGGGCCCCGCTCCTCGACTTCCCCGCGCCGGACCAGAGTCTCGTCGGCACGCCCCCGCCGCCGCCGGCCCCGACGCCGCCGCCCGTCACCACCCCAGAGACGCCCGGCACGGAGGTGCCCGGCGTCCCGACCGACCCGATCGTCCCTCCCCCGGCTGACAACGGTGGCCGCGGCGACGGGAACGGCGGCGAAGGCCGCGACGGCGGGGGCGGCAACTGA
- a CDS encoding YceI family protein, translating into MTDLPVRTWNDLVVPAPGPYHLDTEHMRLGFQATHMMVSAVRGEFTEGSANVWVAEDPLESWASATLAAASIDTDNAERDGHLRSADFLDAANFPAISFRSTGISWQPQPDPIFSWARLKGRSTGSAGVPAAATAAVTRFELHGDLTIRDVTRPVTLDVEYGGARRDLFGRDIFGFSATTHVDREEYGLLWNVALEAGGVLVAKTVRLELAGEFIRSDGITTRS; encoded by the coding sequence ATGACCGATCTGCCCGTGCGGACCTGGAACGACCTGGTCGTCCCCGCACCCGGTCCCTACCACCTCGACACCGAGCACATGCGGCTCGGCTTCCAGGCGACGCACATGATGGTCAGCGCCGTGCGCGGCGAGTTCACCGAGGGCTCCGCGAACGTGTGGGTGGCCGAGGACCCGCTCGAGTCCTGGGCGTCCGCCACCCTCGCCGCGGCGTCGATCGACACCGACAACGCCGAGCGCGACGGTCACCTGCGCAGCGCCGACTTCCTCGACGCCGCGAACTTCCCGGCGATCTCGTTCCGGTCCACCGGGATCTCCTGGCAGCCGCAGCCCGACCCGATCTTCTCGTGGGCCCGCCTCAAGGGCCGCAGCACGGGCAGCGCGGGCGTGCCCGCCGCGGCGACGGCAGCGGTCACCCGCTTCGAGCTGCACGGCGATCTCACGATCCGCGACGTCACGAGGCCGGTCACGCTCGACGTCGAGTACGGCGGCGCCCGACGCGACCTGTTCGGTCGCGACATCTTCGGGTTCTCCGCGACCACGCACGTCGACCGCGAGGAGTACGGCCTGCTGTGGAACGTCGCCCTCGAGGCCGGCGGCGTGCTCGTCGCCAAGACGGTGCGCCTCGAGCTCGCCGGGGAGTTCATCCGCTCGGACGGCATCACCACCCGGAGCTGA
- a CDS encoding alpha/beta fold hydrolase encodes MAGSSAVADYSAALVEGPWKHEFVPANGARFHVALAGPERGSAPLVVLLHGFGQFWWTFRDQITALADAGYRVAAMDLRGTAASDKPPSGYDTPTRTRDVAGVVRSLGHDRAVVVGHGFGGAVAWSMASLQPAITAGVAALACPHPARVHAPLVQQLTPQALRLIAFAQLPTLPERRLRETDLLERVFALGAAQPLPADAVALYKTVLRIPFAAHTAAEALRWNVRSTSPRPDGRRFTAAVRRVVTLPTLQVHGALDGLVRRDRADADGAAFSRDFRFEVLDDVGHYLPEEAPERTTELLLDWLPRATAR; translated from the coding sequence ATGGCGGGCAGCTCCGCCGTCGCGGACTACTCCGCCGCCCTCGTCGAAGGGCCGTGGAAGCACGAGTTCGTGCCCGCGAACGGCGCCCGCTTCCACGTCGCCCTGGCCGGTCCCGAGCGCGGCTCGGCGCCGCTGGTGGTGCTGCTGCACGGGTTCGGGCAGTTCTGGTGGACGTTCCGCGACCAGATCACCGCGCTCGCCGACGCCGGATACCGGGTCGCCGCGATGGACCTGCGTGGCACGGCCGCGTCCGACAAGCCGCCGTCGGGCTACGACACGCCGACGCGCACGCGCGACGTCGCGGGCGTCGTCCGTTCGCTCGGTCATGACCGGGCCGTCGTCGTCGGGCACGGGTTCGGCGGCGCCGTGGCGTGGTCGATGGCGTCGCTGCAGCCGGCGATCACGGCGGGCGTGGCCGCGCTGGCCTGCCCGCACCCTGCGCGGGTGCACGCGCCGCTCGTACAGCAGCTCACGCCGCAGGCGCTGCGGCTCATCGCGTTCGCCCAGCTCCCGACGCTGCCGGAGCGGCGCCTGCGCGAGACGGACCTGCTGGAGCGCGTCTTCGCCCTCGGTGCGGCGCAGCCCTTGCCGGCCGACGCCGTCGCGCTCTACAAGACCGTGCTGCGCATCCCGTTCGCGGCCCACACGGCGGCCGAGGCGCTGCGCTGGAACGTGCGCTCGACGTCGCCGCGCCCCGACGGTCGCCGCTTCACCGCGGCCGTGCGCCGCGTGGTGACCCTGCCGACCCTTCAGGTGCACGGCGCGCTCGACGGCCTGGTCCGCCGTGACCGGGCCGACGCCGACGGCGCCGCGTTCAGCCGCGACTTCCGCTTCGAGGTGCTCGACGACGTCGGGCACTACCTCCCGGAGGAGGCGCCGGAGCGCACCACGGAGCTGCTCCTGGACTGGCTGCCACGCGCCACGGCCCGGTGA
- a CDS encoding winged helix-turn-helix transcriptional regulator, which yields MAELLILTPASGGSVEVLPALGLLSHRVRVLPMEPSALVDAPDSDVVLLDARRDLVAARTTARLLHATGLTVPLVLVLTEGGLTVVTHEWGADDLLLENASPAEVEARLRLVIERAAHGSVDDGPEEISAGDLAIDAGGYTARLRGRPIDLTYKEFELLKYLVQHPGRVFTRAQLLQEVWGYDYYGGTRTVDVHVRRLRAKLGPEHEQLIGTVRNVGYRFDPPKDRAPRDEAADGQPTVTRNA from the coding sequence ATGGCCGAGCTGCTGATCCTCACACCCGCCTCGGGCGGGTCGGTCGAGGTGCTGCCCGCGCTGGGCCTGCTGTCCCACCGGGTCCGGGTGCTGCCGATGGAGCCGTCGGCGCTGGTCGACGCGCCGGACTCCGACGTCGTGCTCCTGGACGCGCGCCGTGACCTGGTCGCCGCGCGCACCACCGCCCGCCTGCTGCACGCCACCGGGCTCACGGTCCCGCTGGTCCTGGTGCTCACGGAGGGCGGGCTCACCGTCGTCACGCACGAGTGGGGGGCCGACGACCTGCTGCTGGAGAACGCGTCGCCGGCGGAGGTCGAGGCGCGCCTGCGGCTGGTCATCGAGCGGGCCGCGCACGGTAGCGTCGACGACGGCCCTGAGGAGATCTCCGCGGGCGACCTGGCGATCGACGCGGGCGGCTACACGGCCCGGCTGCGCGGACGCCCGATCGACCTGACGTACAAGGAGTTCGAGCTGCTCAAGTACCTGGTGCAGCACCCGGGCCGCGTCTTCACCCGCGCCCAGCTCCTCCAGGAGGTGTGGGGCTACGACTACTACGGGGGTACCCGCACCGTGGACGTCCACGTCCGGCGCCTGCGCGCCAAGCTCGGCCCGGAGCACGAGCAGCTCATCGGCACCGTCCGCAACGTCGGCTACCGGTTCGACCCGCCCAAGGACCGCGCGCCGCGCGACGAGGCGGCCGACGGTCAGCCGACCGTGACCCGGAACGCCTGA